Proteins from one Methanococcus maripaludis C5 genomic window:
- the ald gene encoding alanine dehydrogenase, which produces MLIGVPKEIKNNENRVAITPAGVEAFVLAGHKVYIEKDAGLGSAITDEEYLAAGAEILKTAKEVFDIAEMIIKVKEPLKSEFELFKEGQILFTYLHLAPEPQLTQALLDKKITGIAYETVQLADRSLPLLTPMSEIAGRMSIQLGAQYLEKQEGGKGVLLGGVPGVEPAEVVIVGGGIVGTNAAKIAVGMGAKVTILDVNTRRLAYLDDIFGNKVTTLMSNSFNIAKAVKKADLLVGCVLIPGAKAPKLVSEEMVKSMQPGSVIVDVAIDQGGSIETIDRITTHDNPTYEKFGVIHYAVANIPGAVARTSTYALTNDTLPYALQIANKGYKQAVIENPALLKGLNTLNGKVTYEAVAKAHDLPYTPAEKALNE; this is translated from the coding sequence ATGCTAATTGGAGTACCAAAAGAAATTAAAAACAATGAAAACAGGGTAGCTATCACACCAGCAGGTGTAGAGGCTTTCGTTTTGGCAGGACACAAAGTATACATCGAAAAAGATGCAGGTCTTGGAAGCGCAATCACTGACGAAGAATACCTTGCAGCAGGAGCAGAAATATTAAAAACTGCAAAAGAAGTATTCGACATTGCAGAAATGATCATTAAAGTTAAAGAACCTCTTAAATCAGAATTTGAACTTTTCAAAGAAGGACAAATCTTATTCACTTACCTGCACTTGGCACCAGAACCACAGCTTACACAAGCCCTTCTCGATAAAAAAATCACAGGTATTGCATATGAAACAGTTCAACTTGCTGACAGAAGCTTACCTCTCTTAACTCCAATGAGTGAAATTGCAGGAAGAATGTCAATCCAACTCGGTGCACAATATTTGGAAAAACAAGAAGGCGGAAAAGGTGTTTTATTAGGTGGTGTTCCGGGAGTAGAACCTGCTGAAGTTGTAATTGTGGGTGGTGGAATCGTTGGTACCAACGCTGCAAAAATCGCAGTAGGAATGGGTGCAAAAGTAACGATTTTAGATGTTAACACAAGAAGACTCGCTTACTTAGACGATATTTTCGGAAACAAAGTTACAACCTTAATGTCAAACAGTTTCAACATTGCTAAAGCAGTTAAAAAAGCAGATTTACTCGTAGGATGTGTTTTAATTCCTGGTGCGAAAGCTCCAAAATTAGTTTCAGAAGAAATGGTTAAATCAATGCAGCCAGGATCAGTAATCGTTGACGTTGCAATCGACCAAGGTGGATCAATCGAAACAATCGATAGAATCACAACACACGACAACCCAACTTACGAAAAATTCGGAGTTATCCACTACGCAGTTGCAAACATCCCTGGAGCAGTTGCAAGAACATCTACATATGCATTAACAAACGACACGCTCCCTTACGCATTACAGATAGCAAACAAAGGATACAAACAAGCAGTAATTGAAAACCCTGCATTATTAAAAGGATTAAACACACTTAACGGAAAAGTAACTTACGAAGCAGTGGCAAAAGCACACGACCTCCCATACACGCCTGCAGAAAAAGCTTTAAATGAATAA
- the alr gene encoding alanine racemase, producing MVSHPIWAEIDLSAIKNNIEEIRRITNPKSQVMAVVKANAYGHGAVEVSKVCLENGADRLAVARSTEALELRNAGITCPILVFGYCTEEEIEKMVENDITLTVYSFETASSIQKTAEKLGKHPKIHIKVDTGMSRLGFLPRKDAVETIQKIMELENIEVEGIYTHFADADNSDKTYTTLQFSRFTNFLHDLEENEIFIPIKHASNSAAIIDHPETHLNLVRPGIILYGLYPSELVHKERINLKPAMSLKVLVTHVKEVPENTKISYGCTFETKKPSKIASLPIGYADGFTRMLKNGYVLIHGSRVPVIGRICMDQCMIDVSYIENVQVGDVVTIFGTQENETIPIEEFGEKLGTINYELVCMVASRVPRKYLQ from the coding sequence ATGGTTTCACATCCTATCTGGGCAGAAATTGACTTAAGCGCAATTAAAAACAATATTGAAGAAATAAGAAGAATCACAAACCCCAAATCTCAAGTAATGGCAGTAGTAAAGGCAAATGCCTATGGACACGGTGCAGTAGAAGTTTCAAAAGTATGTCTCGAAAACGGGGCCGATAGGTTGGCAGTTGCACGCTCAACCGAAGCTCTTGAACTAAGAAATGCCGGAATAACGTGTCCCATACTAGTATTTGGTTACTGTACTGAAGAAGAAATTGAAAAAATGGTTGAAAATGATATAACTTTAACAGTTTATTCATTTGAAACTGCGAGTTCAATTCAAAAAACTGCCGAAAAATTAGGAAAACATCCAAAAATCCATATCAAAGTAGATACAGGAATGAGTAGACTTGGATTTTTGCCCAGAAAAGATGCGGTAGAAACCATACAAAAAATCATGGAATTAGAAAATATTGAAGTTGAAGGAATTTACACGCATTTTGCCGATGCAGACAATTCCGATAAAACATACACTACTTTGCAATTTTCAAGATTTACGAATTTCTTGCACGATCTTGAAGAAAATGAAATTTTTATCCCCATAAAACATGCATCAAATAGTGCTGCAATAATTGATCACCCTGAAACACATCTTAATCTAGTAAGGCCGGGAATTATCCTTTATGGGCTTTACCCTTCAGAATTAGTCCATAAAGAACGGATTAATTTAAAACCTGCGATGAGTTTAAAAGTTCTCGTAACTCACGTAAAAGAAGTTCCAGAAAACACGAAAATAAGTTATGGATGCACATTTGAAACCAAAAAACCCTCAAAAATTGCCTCACTTCCAATAGGTTATGCTGATGGATTTACAAGAATGCTAAAGAACGGATACGTTTTGATTCATGGATCAAGGGTTCCAGTTATTGGCAGAATATGTATGGATCAGTGCATGATCGATGTTTCATATATTGAAAATGTTCAAGTGGGAGACGTTGTTACAATATTTGGAACTCAGGAAAATGAAACAATACCAATCGAAGAGTTTGGTGAAAAATTGGGAACCATAAATTATGAACTTGTTTGTATGGTGGCAAGCAGAGTTCCAAGAAAATACCTACAATAA
- the agcS gene encoding sodium/alanine symporter AgcS → MDFVSLVNTVNGFVWGPYMLVLLLGTGIFLTLRLGFMQIHTLPYALKLAFSKNQDKTSEGDISHFQALMTALAATIGTGNIAGVATAYVLGGPGAIFWMWVTAFFGMATKYAEAVLAIKYRTVDDNGEMAGGPMYFLEKGLPDHGLGKILGVAFAFFGAFAAFGIGNMVQTNSVADAVASNFGVDPLITGFILAVFTAAVILGGIKSIGKATGIIVPFMAVFYILAGLVILAMNIGYILPAFATIFSSAFNFDAGFGALIGTAIMWGVKRGVFSNEAGLGSAPIAAAAAKTDHPGRQALVSMTGTFLDTIIVCSITGLVLTIAGLKAFPGLTDLTGASLTAASFDALMPMGGLIVTIGLVFFAYSTVLGWSYYGEKCFEYLIGTKGIRLYRIAFVLVAFWGATASLPLVWNIADTLNGAMAIPNLIGLLLLSGVVVSETKAFNEIRKNETKNA, encoded by the coding sequence GTGGATTTTGTTTCGCTTGTTAATACCGTTAATGGTTTTGTTTGGGGCCCCTATATGCTCGTACTCCTTTTGGGTACAGGGATCTTTTTAACACTCAGGCTGGGTTTTATGCAAATTCATACCTTGCCTTACGCATTAAAACTTGCATTTTCAAAAAATCAAGATAAAACCTCAGAAGGGGATATCTCACACTTTCAGGCATTAATGACTGCACTTGCAGCAACAATCGGTACAGGAAACATCGCAGGGGTTGCAACTGCATACGTTCTCGGTGGACCTGGAGCAATATTTTGGATGTGGGTCACCGCATTCTTCGGAATGGCTACAAAATACGCAGAAGCAGTTCTTGCAATTAAATACAGAACTGTTGATGACAACGGGGAAATGGCAGGAGGTCCAATGTACTTCCTTGAAAAAGGTCTCCCTGATCACGGACTTGGAAAAATTTTAGGGGTTGCATTCGCATTCTTTGGTGCATTTGCTGCATTCGGTATTGGTAACATGGTTCAAACGAACTCAGTTGCTGATGCAGTGGCATCAAACTTCGGTGTTGATCCATTAATTACAGGATTTATTCTCGCAGTATTCACAGCTGCAGTTATTTTAGGCGGTATTAAAAGTATCGGTAAAGCTACAGGTATTATCGTACCTTTCATGGCTGTATTTTACATATTAGCAGGATTGGTAATTCTTGCAATGAACATTGGTTACATTCTTCCAGCTTTTGCAACAATATTCTCCTCAGCATTTAACTTCGATGCAGGATTCGGTGCATTAATCGGTACTGCAATCATGTGGGGGGTTAAAAGAGGTGTATTCTCAAACGAAGCAGGTCTTGGTTCCGCACCAATTGCAGCAGCAGCTGCTAAGACAGACCACCCTGGAAGACAGGCATTAGTTTCAATGACCGGTACATTCCTCGATACAATCATTGTATGTTCAATTACAGGATTAGTTTTAACAATCGCAGGTTTAAAAGCATTCCCTGGTCTTACAGACTTAACAGGTGCATCTTTAACCGCAGCTTCATTCGATGCATTAATGCCAATGGGTGGATTGATCGTTACAATCGGTCTCGTATTCTTCGCATACTCAACTGTGCTTGGATGGTCCTACTACGGTGAAAAATGTTTCGAATATTTAATTGGTACAAAAGGAATTAGGTTGTACAGGATTGCATTCGTTTTAGTTGCTTTCTGGGGTGCAACCGCAAGTTTACCACTTGTATGGAACATTGCAGATACTTTAAACGGAGCAATGGCAATTCCAAACTTAATTGGTTTATTATTACTTTCCGGAGTAGTTGTTAGCGAAACAAAAGCTTTCAATGAAATAAGGAAAAATGAAACCAAAAACGCTTAA
- the gatA gene encoding Asp-tRNA(Asn)/Glu-tRNA(Gln) amidotransferase subunit GatA yields the protein MITDRVSDYLEKIEKSDVNAFIDVNSEKVLKEAEELEKNDDLKNKPLYGKIVAVKSNINVKGYKISCASKTLEKYVGTYDATVVKKLRSQGALIVGMTNMDEFAGGSSGETSCYGPTKNPAALDRIPGGSSSGSAAAVAADLCDMAIGSDTGGSIRNPASHCGIVGFKPSYGVVSRQGLCDLAMSFDQIGPLTKNAEDALVLTNAIKGIDRSDSTSLETPKFEKKDISNYKVGVVKEFMDVTDEKIRNEIEKGIEVFKDMGCKIVDLSYKYIDLALPTYYLINYVEFFSATRKYDGRRYGEFIEEACGEEVLRRILIGKHISEQEFSGKYYKKALQARKSMKKEMLGLFNSADLIVGPTVPKLPHKLGEDLSPMEMYAYDVLTVPTNICGICSGVVRCGNISGVPVGLQIQGAPLEDEKVLSAMIEFEKNY from the coding sequence ATGATTACTGACAGAGTTTCCGATTACTTGGAAAAAATCGAGAAGTCTGATGTTAATGCTTTTATTGATGTTAACAGCGAGAAAGTTCTAAAAGAAGCAGAAGAACTGGAAAAAAACGACGATCTTAAGAATAAACCCCTTTACGGAAAAATAGTTGCGGTAAAGTCCAACATAAATGTAAAAGGCTACAAAATTTCATGTGCATCAAAAACACTTGAAAAATATGTTGGAACCTACGATGCAACTGTTGTTAAAAAATTAAGATCACAGGGGGCGTTGATTGTTGGAATGACAAACATGGATGAGTTTGCAGGCGGAAGCAGTGGTGAAACATCCTGTTATGGTCCAACAAAAAATCCTGCTGCATTGGATAGAATTCCTGGTGGAAGTAGTTCGGGAAGTGCTGCGGCAGTCGCTGCAGATTTATGTGATATGGCAATTGGAAGCGACACGGGGGGAAGTATTAGAAACCCTGCAAGCCACTGTGGAATTGTGGGATTCAAACCTTCATATGGTGTAGTATCAAGACAGGGTTTGTGCGACCTTGCAATGAGTTTTGATCAGATTGGCCCATTAACCAAAAATGCAGAAGATGCATTAGTTTTAACAAACGCAATAAAAGGAATTGACAGGTCTGACAGCACTTCACTCGAAACACCGAAATTCGAAAAAAAGGATATTTCAAATTACAAAGTGGGTGTTGTAAAAGAATTCATGGACGTAACTGATGAAAAAATCAGAAATGAAATTGAAAAAGGAATTGAAGTTTTCAAAGATATGGGCTGTAAAATCGTTGATTTAAGCTACAAATATATTGATCTTGCTCTTCCAACTTACTACCTCATAAACTACGTTGAATTTTTCTCTGCAACCAGAAAATACGATGGAAGAAGATACGGAGAATTCATCGAAGAAGCTTGTGGCGAAGAAGTTTTAAGGAGAATTTTGATCGGAAAACACATCAGTGAACAGGAATTCAGTGGAAAATACTACAAAAAAGCACTTCAAGCAAGAAAATCAATGAAAAAAGAAATGCTTGGACTTTTCAACAGTGCTGATTTGATAGTTGGCCCAACTGTACCAAAGCTCCCACACAAACTCGGTGAAGATTTATCTCCGATGGAAATGTATGCATACGATGTATTAACGGTTCCAACAAACATCTGCGGAATATGTTCAGGAGTTGTTAGATGTGGTAACATTAGTGGGGTTCCTGTGGGATTACAAATCCAAGGGGCACCTCTTGAAGATGAAAAAGTACTCAGTGCAATGATTGAGTTTGAAAAAAATTATTAA
- a CDS encoding ABC transporter substrate-binding protein, whose amino-acid sequence MKSLYMVLLTLLSPLSNVVDIENEYQITGVLTVGVYPDLTPYTYEENGELKGFEIDLINEIAKRIEVTPEFILYNYTNEPYEAVKNKQIDCAISSNFLSRNNDNIEYSRTYLSTYEVLMCEKSQKFFRLEDLKDKKIGVLKNSKAEEKAKYLLRSMNFEIITYDNPKDIENDIGSGNLDAAISDKHHLNYIQKESDSLKFVQELDIKYVSMVINSKNPELTEKIDEILLEMEEDGTYQEIYDKWFGNLEKSL is encoded by the coding sequence ATGAAATCATTATATATGGTATTGTTAACACTGCTCAGCCCCCTTTCAAATGTCGTCGATATTGAAAACGAATATCAAATTACCGGCGTTTTGACTGTTGGAGTATATCCTGATCTAACCCCATATACCTATGAAGAAAACGGGGAATTAAAGGGGTTTGAGATTGATTTGATAAATGAAATAGCCAAAAGAATCGAGGTAACTCCAGAATTTATACTATATAATTACACTAACGAACCATACGAAGCGGTAAAAAACAAACAAATAGATTGTGCAATATCTTCAAACTTTTTATCACGTAATAATGACAATATAGAATATTCGAGAACGTATTTAAGTACCTATGAAGTATTAATGTGTGAAAAAAGTCAGAAATTCTTCAGACTCGAAGATTTGAAAGATAAAAAAATAGGAGTACTTAAAAATTCTAAAGCTGAAGAAAAAGCGAAATATCTTCTTAGAAGTATGAATTTTGAAATAATAACTTATGACAATCCAAAAGATATTGAAAATGACATTGGATCTGGAAATTTAGATGCTGCAATTTCAGATAAACACCACCTGAATTACATTCAGAAAGAAAGTGATTCATTGAAATTTGTCCAAGAACTCGACATCAAATACGTGAGTATGGTAATAAATTCTAAAAACCCTGAATTAACTGAAAAAATTGATGAAATTCTTCTGGAAATGGAAGAAGATGGAACATATCAAGAAATATACGATAAATGGTTTGGAAATCTAGAAAAATCTCTTTAA
- a CDS encoding DUF555 domain-containing protein — protein MGNYHVTLQASYIAKNVEDVEDAIGVAISQIGKLLNKGSLDYVDIDVGLTICPKCGEPIDCVLVVAKTAIVGILLSMKVFNAESPEHAVRIAKSSIGRALKDIPLEDVDVVEI, from the coding sequence ATGGGAAATTACCACGTAACATTGCAAGCGTCATATATTGCAAAAAACGTTGAAGATGTAGAAGATGCGATCGGGGTTGCAATATCCCAGATTGGAAAACTTCTAAATAAAGGAAGCTTGGACTACGTAGACATCGATGTTGGGCTTACCATATGTCCAAAATGTGGTGAACCAATTGATTGTGTACTCGTAGTTGCAAAAACTGCGATTGTAGGTATTTTACTTTCGATGAAAGTTTTTAATGCAGAAAGTCCTGAACACGCAGTAAGGATTGCAAAATCTTCAATCGGAAGAGCTTTAAAAGATATCCCGTTAGAAGACGTGGATGTCGTAGAAATCTAA
- a CDS encoding DUF357 domain-containing protein yields the protein MVEIDNIITDEKIENYFERTKEAISIIKNGLPPEKSLLSDVASDFLLMIDCYFEDAKTFIDKGDYINAFASLNYAYGWIDAGARLGIFNVGDDDVRFTLAK from the coding sequence ATGGTAGAAATTGATAATATTATTACCGATGAAAAAATAGAAAATTACTTTGAAAGAACAAAAGAAGCAATATCAATTATAAAAAACGGATTGCCCCCTGAAAAAAGTCTTTTATCAGACGTTGCTTCCGACTTTTTGTTAATGATCGATTGCTATTTTGAAGATGCAAAAACATTTATAGATAAAGGGGATTATATAAATGCATTCGCTTCGTTGAATTATGCTTACGGCTGGATTGACGCCGGAGCACGGCTCGGAATTTTTAATGTAGGAGACGACGACGTGAGATTTACACTAGCAAAATAG
- a CDS encoding pyruvate ferredoxin oxidoreductase subunit gamma translates to MIEVRFHGRGGQGAVTAAQILAKAAFYDGKFCQAFPFFGVERRGAPVMAFTRIDDEKIRLRSQIYEPNYVIVQDPTLMDSVDVTSGLKDGGKILINTLKDIDLNGYDVQTIDATGIALEVLGVPIVNTVLCGAFAGITGEVTIESLKKAILETFPGKLGPKNAEAAEKAYNLIKGL, encoded by the coding sequence ATGATTGAAGTTAGATTCCACGGAAGAGGGGGACAGGGTGCAGTAACAGCGGCTCAAATTCTTGCTAAAGCTGCATTCTACGACGGTAAGTTCTGCCAGGCTTTTCCATTCTTTGGTGTGGAAAGAAGAGGGGCTCCCGTAATGGCATTTACAAGAATTGACGATGAGAAAATAAGATTGAGGAGCCAAATTTACGAACCAAATTATGTAATAGTACAGGATCCAACATTAATGGATTCAGTAGACGTTACAAGCGGGCTTAAAGACGGCGGAAAAATATTGATAAACACATTAAAAGACATAGATCTAAATGGTTACGATGTTCAAACAATAGATGCTACAGGAATAGCATTAGAAGTTCTTGGGGTTCCTATTGTAAACACAGTACTTTGTGGAGCTTTTGCTGGAATTACTGGAGAAGTTACTATTGAATCACTTAAAAAAGCAATTTTAGAAACATTTCCTGGTAAATTAGGACCTAAAAATGCAGAAGCAGCAGAAAAAGCATACAATTTAATAAAAGGTCTGTAA
- the porD gene encoding pyruvate synthase subunit PorD — MVNTGTIIYEPGSSANNKTGSWRVFKPVLDQEKCVKCENCYIFCPEGCIQEKDGKFEIDYDYCKGCLICEKECPVKAIKTEREEK, encoded by the coding sequence ATGGTAAACACAGGAACAATTATTTATGAACCTGGAAGTTCAGCAAACAATAAAACTGGAAGCTGGAGAGTATTCAAGCCAGTTTTGGACCAAGAAAAATGTGTAAAATGTGAAAATTGTTACATTTTCTGTCCTGAAGGTTGCATCCAAGAAAAAGACGGAAAATTCGAAATTGATTATGACTACTGTAAAGGATGTCTCATTTGCGAGAAAGAATGCCCTGTAAAAGCGATAAAAACAGAAAGGGAAGAAAAATAA
- the porA gene encoding pyruvate synthase subunit PorA, protein MSEVKVITGTSAAAEAAKLADVDVIAAYPITPQTTCVEKLADFVANGELNAEYIKVESEHSAMSASIAASATGARTFTATSSQGLALMHEVLFAAAGMRVPVVMMNANRALSAPINIWNDQQDSLSQRDTGWIQLYAEDNQEVLDLVIQAFKIAEDEKVLLPVMVNLDGFILTHTVEPVTLPKQESVLDFIGSYEPKHAYLDPKKPMTQGSLGDPNYYMETRYAIETAMRNAEKVIADVHDAFAEKFNRAYGNGLIESYNLEKAENVIVAMGSICGTIKDMIDLKKKEGVEIGLLKIRCYRPLPVEMIKDALKNAKNVAILDKSISLGMNKGAIYADVASFLKDKKTVNYIVGLGGRDITPEDILGIYVDVETSEDGKTNWVGLKEE, encoded by the coding sequence ATGTCTGAAGTTAAAGTTATCACAGGAACTTCTGCAGCTGCTGAAGCTGCAAAGCTTGCAGATGTAGATGTTATTGCAGCATATCCAATTACGCCGCAGACCACATGTGTAGAAAAACTTGCAGATTTTGTAGCTAATGGTGAATTAAATGCAGAATACATCAAAGTGGAAAGTGAGCATTCTGCAATGAGTGCAAGTATTGCGGCAAGTGCAACAGGTGCAAGAACATTTACTGCAACATCATCACAAGGTTTAGCATTAATGCACGAAGTTTTATTTGCTGCAGCAGGAATGAGAGTTCCAGTTGTAATGATGAATGCAAACAGGGCATTATCTGCACCAATTAACATTTGGAACGACCAGCAAGACAGTTTATCTCAAAGAGATACTGGATGGATACAACTATATGCTGAAGACAATCAGGAAGTTTTAGATCTGGTTATTCAGGCATTTAAAATTGCAGAAGATGAAAAAGTTCTTCTTCCAGTTATGGTAAATTTAGACGGTTTTATTTTAACACACACCGTAGAACCAGTTACTCTTCCAAAACAGGAAAGTGTACTCGATTTTATCGGAAGTTATGAACCAAAACATGCATACTTGGACCCTAAAAAACCAATGACTCAAGGTTCGCTTGGTGATCCAAATTACTACATGGAAACAAGATACGCAATTGAAACTGCAATGAGAAACGCTGAAAAAGTTATTGCAGACGTTCACGACGCTTTTGCAGAAAAATTCAACAGGGCTTACGGAAACGGGCTCATTGAAAGTTACAATTTGGAAAAAGCAGAAAACGTAATTGTTGCAATGGGTTCAATTTGTGGAACCATTAAAGATATGATCGACCTTAAGAAAAAAGAAGGCGTAGAAATCGGTTTATTGAAAATAAGATGCTACAGACCACTCCCTGTTGAAATGATTAAAGATGCACTCAAAAATGCTAAAAATGTTGCAATTCTCGATAAAAGCATAAGCCTTGGTATGAACAAAGGTGCAATTTATGCGGACGTTGCATCATTTTTGAAAGATAAAAAGACCGTAAATTACATCGTAGGTCTTGGTGGAAGAGATATTACTCCTGAAGATATTTTAGGAATTTACGTGGATGTAGAAACATCTGAAGACGGAAAAACAAACTGGGTCGGATTGAAGGAAGAATAA
- the porB gene encoding pyruvate synthase subunit PorB — translation MTGSQFPREELFAPGHRGCAGCGAAIVARLALKAAGKNTIVANATGCLEVMTTPYPETAWRVPWIHVAFENAAAVASGIEGAVVALKRKKGKYGEEKVNVIAFGGDGGTADIGFQALSGAMERGHDMVYIMYDNEAYMNTGVQRSGSTPFMASTTTSPAGSHIRGENRPKKDMPMIMAAHGIPYIATASISYPEDFMNKVKKACEVNGPAFIQVLQPCTTGWGYPAENTVEMGRLAVETGVWPLFEIENGEFKLNYKPLKRKPIEEYLKVQKRYRHLKPEDISVIQETIDMKCDEYGL, via the coding sequence ATGACTGGAAGCCAATTTCCAAGAGAAGAATTATTTGCTCCAGGACACAGGGGCTGTGCAGGTTGTGGTGCAGCAATTGTCGCAAGACTCGCTTTAAAAGCTGCTGGAAAAAATACAATCGTTGCAAATGCTACCGGATGTCTTGAGGTTATGACAACACCTTATCCTGAAACTGCGTGGAGAGTTCCTTGGATTCACGTTGCATTTGAAAATGCTGCTGCAGTAGCAAGTGGTATTGAAGGAGCGGTAGTTGCTTTAAAAAGAAAGAAAGGAAAATACGGCGAAGAAAAAGTAAACGTCATTGCATTTGGTGGTGATGGTGGTACTGCAGATATCGGTTTTCAAGCATTAAGTGGTGCAATGGAAAGAGGACATGATATGGTATACATCATGTACGATAACGAAGCTTACATGAACACAGGCGTTCAAAGAAGTGGTTCAACACCTTTCATGGCATCAACAACAACATCGCCTGCTGGAAGCCATATCCGTGGAGAAAACAGGCCTAAAAAAGACATGCCAATGATCATGGCTGCTCACGGAATTCCTTATATTGCAACAGCATCAATAAGCTATCCTGAAGACTTCATGAACAAAGTTAAAAAAGCATGCGAAGTAAACGGCCCTGCATTCATTCAGGTACTTCAGCCATGTACTACTGGTTGGGGATACCCTGCTGAAAACACGGTTGAAATGGGTAGACTTGCAGTTGAAACTGGTGTTTGGCCACTTTTCGAAATTGAAAATGGTGAATTTAAGTTAAATTACAAGCCATTGAAAAGAAAACCAATTGAAGAATACTTAAAAGTGCAGAAAAGATACAGACACTTAAAACCCGAAGATATTTCAGTAATCCAAGAGACCATCGACATGAAATGCGACGAATACGGTCTTTAA
- a CDS encoding 4Fe-4S dicluster domain-containing protein: MKKVMMVNEACDNCGDCVKACSEVHEVSGISIWEHEGRYLPVVCQHCTSSPCMEVCPVSAIESKDGVIYLDKESCIGCGLCAMACPFGAIYISGKTAHKCDLCFGRDEQACVKACSKRCLEVVNVDELVMDKKLKNIENLTVLGPKGKSKNKKGLLSLVTASSRCNP; this comes from the coding sequence ATGAAAAAAGTAATGATGGTTAACGAAGCTTGTGATAACTGCGGGGATTGTGTTAAAGCATGTTCTGAAGTTCACGAAGTTAGTGGAATCAGCATTTGGGAGCACGAAGGAAGGTACTTGCCAGTAGTATGCCAGCACTGTACTTCATCGCCATGTATGGAAGTATGTCCGGTTTCTGCTATCGAATCAAAAGATGGCGTAATTTACCTCGATAAAGAATCATGCATTGGATGTGGACTCTGTGCAATGGCATGTCCGTTTGGTGCAATATACATCAGTGGAAAGACTGCACACAAGTGCGATTTGTGTTTTGGAAGAGATGAACAGGCATGTGTTAAAGCATGCAGTAAAAGATGTCTCGAAGTTGTAAATGTTGACGAATTAGTAATGGATAAAAAATTGAAAAATATTGAAAATTTAACAGTTTTGGGCCCTAAAGGAAAATCCAAAAATAAAAAAGGACTTCTTTCTTTAGTTACTGCATCATCAAGATGTAATCCTTAA
- a CDS encoding 4Fe-4S binding protein produces MKVMPNIDLCVDCKKCERACPINAIHVFEGIPIRCMHCEDAPCLNVCPEDAIKKIDDKVVIESEKCIGCALCAEVCPVGAIQIDKCKKVAVKCDGCVERGSEICMEVCPTKALDYYENTIENKRAELVSKLKKLTSRK; encoded by the coding sequence ATGAAGGTAATGCCAAATATTGACTTATGCGTAGATTGCAAAAAGTGCGAAAGGGCATGTCCTATAAACGCAATTCACGTGTTTGAGGGAATTCCAATTAGATGTATGCATTGTGAAGATGCGCCATGTCTTAACGTATGTCCGGAAGATGCAATCAAAAAAATAGACGACAAGGTTGTAATAGAATCTGAAAAATGTATCGGATGTGCATTATGTGCTGAAGTATGCCCTGTTGGAGCAATACAAATTGATAAATGCAAAAAAGTTGCAGTAAAATGTGACGGTTGTGTTGAACGGGGCAGTGAAATATGCATGGAAGTATGTCCTACAAAGGCACTTGATTACTACGAAAATACAATAGAAAACAAAAGAGCGGAACTTGTTTCAAAACTTAAGAAATTAACTTCAAGAAAATAA